The Quercus robur chromosome 3, dhQueRobu3.1, whole genome shotgun sequence DNA segment GTAAGTCATGTTCTCTATTATTCAACATTGAATCAAAAAATAGACTCtatgtttatataaaaaaagaaaagaaaagaaaagaaaaaaaaaggacgaAGACATGAAGGACCCATTAAACTAAAACAGAGAGTACATCAGATAAAAAAGCCTGGTCTAAAATCGTAACAGAGTTAGATCTAGACAACCTCAAAACATGCAAGCTTTCTCAAGAGtaaattaagaaatttgaatTACAATCACATATCATAGTATTGCACAAATCATTAACTATATATTCTCATCAAAGATAATTGATAGATTGAGAAATCAACCTTGGCACCGTAGTCACTCCAAACTCTGTGAGCAATCTCATGTTCTCctaaatcaaaaaatttaaacttgacTTTGCCAATACTAGATACCCATGATGTCAAGTACTCAGGTGACCCCTGCAACATTCACTCACCAATACCCACAACAAAGAAAATCAAGTCAATGGTTATcgaaattaaacaaaattgaaattacCAATCCACCATTTAAATAAAGAAGTAAATAAAAGAAGCTTTATTAGTGATAAGTTTCGGCTTTATCTGGCTGCTTCTCCTTCCTTTTCATAGTTCTAAAAgctaccaccaaaaaaaaaaaaaaacctcatcgaGAGGCTGGAAATCACAGCTTCTTTGCACTCCATATCCTGGCCCAAGAACAAGATATTGGCCTCCTTTGAATTTGGTTCAGACAGATTCAAGACACCCAACTggattatatagtaaaaaacGTTGAATTAACAATAAAGCTTTAAGATTGGGCAAAGTGCTTAAGAAATCAAGGAGAGAGACCTGAATAATGGGGAAATGAAAGATTCGATTCAAAGACTCTAGAACCCCACTGAGCAAAtccatattcttcttcttccttttatttttttctactatGTCTATGTGTGTGTTCTGTTAGAGactgttgtgtgtgtgtgtgttcgtTTAGTAAGGAAATCAAGGAAAGAGAGTTTTAGAAATCAAGGAGAGAGACAGAactgttgtgtgtgtgtgtgtgtgttttcttttaGAAATCAAGGACAGAGAGATACAGACCTTTTAGATACCCATTCCATCCATCTTCTCACATATTTTCCACGCATCTTTTCCATCCTCATCAACCAAACATATCCTTACTCTTGGGACGGTGGGCCcgctttttcttcctttttctgttGAAATGCGCGACCCACTTCTATTACCTGCGGAGAAAGAGAATCTACATTCTTGATTCTTGTCCGACAAAGAAATTTTAAGGAAATCCCAGAGAAGTTCATTGCAGAAAAACCTGAACTAGCCTTGTACATCAAGAGATATACCCTACTATCCACGTATTATGCCTAGTTAATTTTCAAAACTGTCTGAAAGTCTCGGTTTTGATACCACGCTTCAAACTTAAAATCTTATTACACACATGTTACACAATTAGTACACACTTCTGAAAATAATGTTCTTAGAATTCGATTTCAACCAAGCGTGGCAGTGTGTACAAGGAATATGTAATAATGATGAATAATGCtatcataaaaaaaaccaataacttTTGTCGCAACTTGTCCACGTGACCAGTTATAAATGATAGAATATATGGATTTTGTTGTGATACTAGCATTATTTAACAAGAAGTGTATGGGTATTATTACTTTTCTTCAAAATGGTGTCGTATAGTCCACCAAGTGTACAATTTCGCAATCTCGTAAAATGTGCTTTGTAGTTTTAGTAGCCATAGGGTAGATACTATTTACCTTAAACTTAACGAGAGCAATGTTATACTCacaaacatttttataatatttttacaaattattgaggtgataaattcttattggttttcatttggACCTACacttatatcattttttaatttaccaATAACTAGTAACTACTCATCATATTAgtggtttgtaaaaaaaaaattgtaactctagcatttttttaatctgaaattattttattatttggtaaTTAATGACTTGCTTAATTAGTGGAATTAATCGATAAGATCTATTTCTGTGGTGTGATCCCTTGAGAACAAATGGTGGGAGCAATTCTACATTCCAGCCACTTATTTCCACATCAATTAGGGAGCCCCAATACAATGGGAGGTCCAGCTGTGTTTCAATTTGGAATTTAGGTGTTTAGTTATATTATACTTATAACTTAAgataacaataatttaattgcACTGCTTTTCTCTTAAATCCGTTGATTCCTTGACAGGAATATGCCAGTTCAGCAGTTCACCACAAATCAGTTACATTAAATTGGAAAATGCTGTTtcccaaccaaaaaataaaaataaaaaagctataAAAGAGTGAAAGGTTCAACTCTTTTTGTTATGAGAAGAGTGTGAAAGGCTCAATTCAATAGTCAACAATGAACATGGTTGTCAGTATTGTATGATACGCGATCGTATCATATGATACGTATCATATTGTGTGTAAAAAATTTCGTATCATATTGGCGTATTGTAAGTGCTTATGAATCATACAATATAGTGTGTGTATCATATAAATCGTATCGTATTATAAAATCATACATATCGTACGATACATagacaaatgctttaaaataatatttttttgttaaaatttgtacttttatttgaatctaacaagttgttagacttgttcTATACACAAATTTATTAGGTTACTTAATTtaacctaataaaataacatattcataaggtttttcttcttctttttcttctgcaaAATTTGGACTACACATTATAAACTTACActtcactttaatatttacaaatttattttctataccatgaataagatattaattgaatatttaattattttttatttttttattattattataagtcCAGGAAACTAAAATGccaagaagatttttttttaattaaaataaaaagaacaagaataGATAGTAAATgttagtgatgatgaagaaaattttaatgaagaaataaaattgcaaaacgTCATGATAGCATTGACTTAGATGGGGTTGATTAGCcaatatgacaaaaataaattaatttttgggtcatttgtaatatattaccacttttgaatttaagcaatttgAATGCTTATGTTATAAACACgtgctagtttgatttatttagttagtttgttaaatattattacataagtgatgaataaattgGTCATTAGCTAagcatattcaaaatttataatgaatataccctttatatacgtatatctataattttttataaattttattaagtgtttgtaTATCTTATGATACACGATacgaaaaaatcaaaaatcgatTCACAATACGATTAacgttttgacaactatgacAATCAACTTTACACGGCTATTCACGTTTTGTTGTCTTACTAGATATTACTAGACATGACAAACGGTCGGGTCGCGTCGAGTTCAGGTTGGGTTAATTGGGTTGCGACGAGTCCAACAGGTTCAAGCCGACTTGTGTTTTcacatgaaataaaaaaaaaaatgccaaatctttagagaaaataaatcaaatcaatCAAGGAAATGAATTGCACATaataaccttttttatttttttcgttAAGTGGGCACCTACTATTATTAAACTATTTGTGTTACTATTATACatgtgaagggaaaaaaataaacaaaccaaaaatcataAAACTTTCCAATTCCTTCCAATTTTGATAGTTCTGTGCATGACTAACATTTTTTGCACTCATAATAACAAAATCTTCCATGCTAATAACTCACAAGTAGAATActtataattacaaatttacaacgTGAGAGAGATATAGAGCCCTGATAGATTCGATTCAGCAACTTTTAAAGCCCGCTGAGAAAACCCATCTCCtttttcatcttcatcttccttttcttttcttctactGTGTGTGTGTTCAGACTTCAATGTTTTGTTGGAGACAGTTGTGTTTTGTGTTCTTTTTAGAGTAACGGACACATAATTTCCTACAACTTTGTATCACAACTCGCCATGTGACAACTTATGGCACAAAGTTGTGGAAAATTATACGTCGAGAGcatcattcttctttttaacaTCTGATGCATTTTGGTGCGGACGTACATGTTCAACTCCAATTGGTTGAAAATAACATCTAGAAAATAATAAGATTCATTCgcttctctcttttgttttggttgagtgttgagagctatgaagcacgggtgcgtttcgagactcgggtgcgggtgcgggtgcgggtgcgggtgcgggactcggcaatttttgaaaaaggtgggtgcgggtgcggcaggactcggcgattaaaaaattattaaaaatatttttataatatatgtttaatatattgctaagcatacttttactttttcacattatataaacaaataccaaatttaagagcaatagtagataacaactaaaacatgatgttcataaattaaatataatccacaagattgaaactaaaacattccatgatgtttggaaattagaatacaactcataagtttgaaactaaaacaaaataaaagataatcaacaaaacaatcaaacacaaatatcaTCATCCTCAAGATCAATAGCTTCACTTCGAACTTCACTTTCACTAGTAGTAGCACTAGTGTTAACATTCCCAATAACTATAGCCTCCAACTCTGGCTCATCAAGTGTAAGAGCTGCATTCTCAAGAATTCCAGCTCCTCCATGCATGTCGCTCTCATTCCAAGAGTCTCCTGCAATATCCCACATCTTTGTTGCGGTATGTATGTACTCTTCATTGCGCCTTGACAAGAGTCGAAGATTAGAATGCACATATACCAAATCCTCAGCGCGTGCAGgagccattttgtttctttttaaggaatgaatgaatttgtacGTGCTCCAATTTCTCTCAGCACATGAGGATGAGCAAGGTTGTCCAAGAAGTTTAAGGGCAAGGGTTTGAAGAGTTGGAAATGCGGAGCCATGGTATTGCCACCAAACCAACGGTAGTAAGGTCCACCTATCCGTCAAGGCACTTGGTGAAGGAAACCTCCCTCCTGAAAATTTAGCAAACTCATACTTCACCACCGTTAAGTCATTCTCATCTTCAAAGTATCGCTCCAAACACTTGCTTCTTTCCATAGAAATTTCATGATCCCGATGTGGAGGGATGCGTTTTGGATTCTCCGAAATCCATTCAATGGAATAATACCtagttaaagattaaaaaacaaatatagatcAAATGTGTGTTTTACTAAAGGGTGAACTAAGGAAAATAGATAATGAATGTACTTACTTAGGATTTAAGGAATGAGCCAAGCAATGTAGTGGTGTAGAATTTTTAGTCCACCGATCAATGAGTATATCATACACCACAACCCAAAATGAGCTATATTGATCATCTTCCAAGCCTTCATGCCGATATATCACTGCTTTCACCTTCTCTatcatggaatcccacatctcATACACAAGATGAAGACAAGGCTTATCTGTGTCGGCTATTCGTAGCATATCATAAATGGGTGCCGTGAATTCAAGGATATAATCAATATTATCCCACCAAAGATCACTTAGAATCATATCTTTCACCTTTTGAGCTTTTCCAACGTCATCCTCCCTATAAGAAGCCCATTGGTCACTAATAGCCATGGCTTgaaggcatctttttatcaacttcaacCTTTTCAATGTTACAACTACCGAAGCAAACCTAGTATCAGCAACTTGGAGCAATTTTAATGgacaaaattcattaaacattgCCAACCTCATAGAATGGTTCATGATAAAAACACGTATGAAGGATGCATCATCAGCAACACGTGTAATCCAACTACATTCCTCATATGTAACTTCATTCTTTTCAGTATTTTTTGCTGcacaaatattcttcaaagcTAGATTGAGAGTGTGGACAACACAAggtgtccaaaatattttaggatacTCACCCTCAATAAGAGCTCCAGCAGCCTtcatcacatttgcattatCAGTGATGACTTGGACAACCTTTTCATGCCCAATCTCTTTTATAGCATCCTTCAACACCCCAGCAATGTAATGCTTATCTTTGAACTCACCTGACCCATCAATTGCCTTTATAAATACTGGACCCCCATCTGATACATCCATAACATTAATAAGAGGCCTCCTTTGTGGATCTGACCATCCATCAGAAACTATACTTACACCATTTTCAAGCCAAGAGTCCTTAATTGGTTTCAAGAGTCTTTCAACATGGGCTCTTTCCTTTTGCAAAAGTGTTGTTCTCAAAGCATTATATCCAGGAGGAAGATAACCCGGAATGCTATGAGTAGCAGCAAATGCATAGGAACTACGATAATGTGGGTTCCTTGCAAAGTTAAACGGAAGCCCACCGGTGTAAAACATCCTAGCAATTCTACTATCTAAATCATGTCTAGCATTATTCTGAAATGCTTTCTCCAAAGTAGTATTCATAGTCACCTTCCTCCTCTTAGCATCAACCGGATTTGTACTATGACTACTATCACTCCCTTCTTGTCTCCGAAATGGGGAAATAGGTATCCCACGGCCTGGGGGAGGTGGAGGTGGGGGTAAGGGAATTTGACTTCTCTGTTCTTGCTCTAACTTATTAGCCTCAACTTGATCATGCATTCGCTGCATTTCCAACCTATGGCTCTTTGACACATTACGGCATGCTCTAATACCTTTGCCGgaaatttgtaataaatgagCCTTAACCCTAGAATAGGATCCCATAAAAACTATATCACAATAGTTGCACTTAAAATATGTGTTTCCACCAGATTTAACAGATGCACCAGCCGGTTTTTCTACTTTAGTCACATACTGCCAAAGAGGAGATTCGACATTTGACACTTC contains these protein-coding regions:
- the LOC126716853 gene encoding uncharacterized protein LOC126716853; the protein is MKAAGALIEGEYPKIFWTPCVVHTLNLALKNICAAKNTEKNEVTYEECSWITRVADDASFIRVFIMNHSMRLAMFNEFCPLKLLQVADTRFASVVVTLKRLKLIKRCLQAMAISDQWASYREDDVGKAQKVKDMILSDLWWDNIDYILEFTAPIYDMLRIADTDKPCLHLVYEMWDSMIEKVKAVIYRHEGLEDDQYSSFWVVVYDILIDRWTKNSTPLHCLAHSLNPKYYSIEWISENPKRIPPHRDHEISMERSKCLERYFEDENDLTVVKYEFAKFSGGRFPSPSALTDRWTLLPLVWWQYHGSAFPTLQTLALKLLGQPCSSSCAERNWSTYKFIHSLKRNKMAPARAEDLVYVHSNLRLLSRRNEEYIHTATKMWDIAGDSWNESDMHGGAGILENAALTLDEPELEAIVIGNVNTSATTSESEVRSEAIDLEDDDICV